The segment CTAATTCCCCACTCCCCTAAGCACAAACTCAAGCACAAAAAAACGGGCTAACTACAAAAGCTAACCCGCCAGCTTGGGAACGCGCAGAGAAACTAATTTTGAACGACCAACTTCACGTTAGCGTTGTTCAAGCCAGGGCGCTTGACTTCAGCCAAGGTCTTGTTAACCGCATACTTCTGGTTGATCGAGTTGATCAATTCGGTTTGATTGTGCTTCTTCGCTACACCCCAAAGGTCAGCGATCAAATCGAAGGAACCATCAGCGTTCCGCGACCAGCCCAAATCATACTCGCCATCGAGAACTGCAACGATGTCAGAACG is part of the Leptolyngbya boryana PCC 6306 genome and harbors:
- a CDS encoding DUF1257 domain-containing protein, encoding MSHFSTLRTKITDAEILKSSLRDLGISVKTEADVRGYNGQRVRSDIVAVLDGEYDLGWSRNADGSFDLIADLWGVAKKHNQTELINSINQKYAVNKTLAEVKRPGLNNANVKLVVQN